A single genomic interval of Schistocerca americana isolate TAMUIC-IGC-003095 chromosome 2, iqSchAmer2.1, whole genome shotgun sequence harbors:
- the LOC124594877 gene encoding uncharacterized protein LOC124594877: protein MSVLLPSYNRDCLHLQLYRDSKERYKQGHTKASLSLQHFLAVETGFTLDKESNTIAIICQDVTVILAFDSRERQMQWHVKIVNNLGEGQQFLVQVTSAPPRAKICMGPARLHVQERRFCLTSGVPPRLLGFWDISQLRRYGVVEGRFVFEGGSRCGKGEGVHVCVTDQAADITAAFQQAAQGSLASRRRAMLRSAPATDSPRRRIRNQQPVETDSPQPSTAHPHSTLRDIPGEQLLCSCSKTGEDSNSQFWTASEITAAERCTEQPLDNIGGHQFAASPKDIMTCRHSYHRQNCKIFQQHVTVHSRSDGVSCSKTAVQEHLQNNSIPETQSILFNPDSNRHVMAGAQLCHCCAGTNICRLTDNETSGTECKPFHLATHSSLEKIMQHSPFKRLYPIHQQQVCTVTSQQDPLLMSKSYPTGDNTSVLPTFNTAQGTATCNLCLNRWHCSSQTIRAHNSSSQNSASSNFSNRNKLTENSVPVSLGAHVQKLTLQQVSYKCRNNTEFIKQDSCVPNTITDGASDHNYDIPSTFTENICSEVQEGSDESMTGDTVMEDTEDTALKVDCGTPRKVHKLCEPVVVPGGSSFGGNYDTLPRTQTSRMPCKCFMRPCNKITSISNPLKLTGQGTVNKNTKEKYTHGNCPCQKVMFWAGNFMTLPYCRRGNGMEDTGTSSRCAGLDLHEMMTTADTSNTTALYATVDKSKKRNRETALHQRCYCSGSPCVCQKAITERTYGGNLTATSTTETGITNLETEQSDGVCEAPSAPSSEDRYYENMGFADSLEYYENVKDVLKKAGIEQDKVCTPDKNMQANREQDNKYIISCTDPNVVRICEKCGHHFQAENFSVDSPDKAEKVENLMSTKQEKSVSDDYLMMLPGKDLLLHPGDNSPLSSPTENLHTSSGPRDIDSVQNIPNTSAHDDACSNSADGSRGKYYHTPCKIPTVYFNHAQEPDITVCDTPLTSSCRHGRNKAENSLSDSTEFKTQENLKKCKEQFACDCERVTYLKQICTHPHSDESLELHLWNTFPQRKQPSHARQSDCTGSLPKCMNNHFSHRDSLKEKPAENERHLSDSLLLPVHIRRSSSVPCKPVNNRDSSSSNDSGVAVDLILLKARNLSQTENLSALINHSGYDTKCLHYSLPRRSKSVDPVKNSLLCFQKSVATAKCSPVEVAGPTYQKVSVSGSPEGENSVAIPYIDSQSVSSGTSNISDYMDTLSLCSHSSSDVQDGRRLGRQAATTLRPRSGKEYQLIDRYVLEGDIQLTG, encoded by the exons GCCAGCAGTTCCTGGTGCAGGTGACGTCTGCGCCACCACGCGCGAAGATCTGTATGGGCCCGGCACGCCTCCACGTACAGGAGAGGCGCTTCTGCCTCACTTCGGGTGTGCCTCCCAGGCTGCTTGGTTTCTGGGACATCAGCCAGCTCAG GCGGTATGGTGTGGTGGAGGGCCGATTCGTGTTCGAGGGTGGCTCCCGCTGTGGCAAGGGTGAGGGAGTGCATGTGTGTGTCACTGACCAGGCTGCAGACATCACTGCTGCCTTCCAACAGGCTGCACAGGGCTCGCTGGCTTCCAGGAGGAGGGCCATGCTGCGGTCAGCACCTG CCACTGATAGTCCTCGACGTCGCATCCGCAACCAACAACCTGTGGAGACAGATTCACCTCAGCCCTCTACAGCGCATCCCCACTCAACACTCAGAGATATTCCTGGAGAACAATTGCTGTGCAGTTGTAG CAAAACTGGTGAAGACAGCAATTCTCAGTTTTGGACAGCATCTGAAATCACAGCTGCAGAAAGATGCACTGAACAACCTCTAGACAATATCGGTGGTCATCAGTTTGCTGCCTCTCCTAAGGATATTATGACCTGCAGGCATAGTTATCATCGACAGAACTGTAAAATATTTCAGCAACATGTAACTGTACATTCTAGATCTGATGGAGTTAGTTGCTCAAAAACAGCAGTGCAGGAACATCTACAGAATAattccattcctgagacacaaagCATTTTGTTTAATCCAGATTCCAACAGGCATGTCATGGCAGGGGCAcagttgtgtcactgttgtgctgGTACGAACATCTGTCGTCTGACAGACAATGAAACATCCGGCACTGAGTGCAAGCCATTCCACCTTGCCACTCACAGTTCACTGGAGAAAATTATGCAGCACAGCCCATTCAAAAGACTCTACCCTATACACCAGCAACAAGTCTGCACAGTGACATCTCAACAAGATCCATTGCTAATGTCAAAATCTTATCCAACAGGTGACAATACATCTGTACTGCCAACATTCAACACAGCTCAGGGGACAGCCACATGTAATTTATGTCTAAATCGTTGGCACTGTTCATCCCAAACAATTCGTGCTCATAATTCTTCATCACAGAATTCAGCTTCATCAAATTTCTCTAACAGGAATAAATTAACTGAAAATTCTGTACCGGTGAGTTTGGGAGCACATGTCCAAAAACTGACACTACAACAAGTCAGCTATAAATGTAGAAACAATACTGAATTTATTAAACAGGATAGCTGTGTACCAAATACAATAACAGATGGAGCTTCAGATCACAATTATGACATTCCCAGTACATTTACTGAAAACATTTGCTCTGAG GTGCAAGAAGGATCCGATGAAAGTATGACGGGTGATACTGTAATGGAGGACACAGAAGACACTGCATTAAAAGTAGACTGCGGCACCccaagaaaagttcacaaattatGTGAGCCTGTTGTAGTTCCTGGAGGGTCTTCATTTGGTGGCAATTATGATACTTTGCCAAGAACACAAACATCAAGaatgccatgtaaatgttttatgagGCCTTGCAACAAAATTACTTCTATATCCAATCCTTTAAAACTGACGGGACAAGGGACTGTAAACAAGAATACCAAAGAAAAATATACTCATGGGAACTGCCCATGTCAGAAAGTAATGTTCTGGGCTGGTAACTTCATGACATTACCATACTGCCGACGTGGAAATGGAATGGAAGACACTGGGACTTCTTCCCGATGTGCTGGCCTGGATTTGCATGAAATGATGACAACTGCTGATACTTCAAACACCACAGCTTTATATGCCACAGTAGACAAATCAAAGAAAAGGAACAGGGAGACTGCTCTGCATCAGAGATGCTACTGCAGTGGTTCTCCTTGTGTCTGTCAGAAAGCAATTACAGAAAGAACTTATGGTGGAAACTTAACAGCAACTAGTACCACTGAAACAGGAATCACCAACCTGGAAACTGAACAATCAGATGGTGTCTGTGAAGCTCCAAGTGCCCCTTCAAGTGAAGACCGATATTATGAAAACATGGGATTTGCTGATTCCTTagaatattatgaaaatgtaaaagatgtactTAAGAAAGCAGGAATAGAACAAGATAAAGTATGTACCCCTGACAAAAATATGCAGGCCAACAGAGAACAAGacaataaatatattatttcatgCACTGATCCTAATGTAGTGAGAATATGTGAAAAATGCGGACATCATTTCCAGGCAGAAAATTTTAGTGTTGACAGCCCAGATAAGGCAGAAAAAGTTGAAAATCTAATGTCTACTAAACAGGAGAAAAGTGTATCAGATGATTACTTAATGATGCTTCCTGGTAAAGACTTATTGCTCCATCCAGGAGATAATTCTCCACTAAGTTCACCAACAGAAAACCTGCACACTAGTtcaggtccaagagatatagaTTCAGTTCAAAATATCCCGAATACTTCTGCTCATGATGATGCATGTAGCAACAGTGCTGATGGCAGTCGAGGAAAATATTACCACACACCATGCAAAATACCCACTGTATATTTCAACCATGCTCAGGAACCAGACATAACAGTGTGTGATACACCATTAACCTCTTCATGCAGACATGGGAGAAATAAAGCAGAAAACTCTCTGTCAGATAGTACAGAAtttaaaacacaagaaaatttGAAAAAGTGTAAAGAGCAGTTTGCATGTGATTGTGAAAGAGTTACTTATTTAAAACAGATCTGTACGCATCCACATTCTGATGAATCTCTAGAGTTGCATTTGTGGAATACTTTCCCTCAAAGAAAGCAACCATCTCATGCCAGGCAATCTGACTGTACTGGTAGTCTACCAAAATGCATGAACAATCATTTTTCTCACAGAGACAGTCTTAAGGAGAAACCTGCAGAAAATGAAAGGCATCTGTCAGACAGCCTTCTGCTGCCTGTCCACATACGTCGCTCCTCCAGTGTCCCTTGTAAGCCAGTGAACAACAGAGATTCTTCCAGTTCTAATGACTCAGGGGTTGCAGTGGATTTAATCTTACTCAAGGCAAGAAACTTGTCACAGACTGAAAATCTATCTGCACTTATTAATCATTCTGGCTATGATACAAAGTGTCTACATTACTCTCTACCAAGAAGATCAAAATCTGTTGATCCTGTAAAAAACAGTCTGCTGTGTTTCCAGAAGTCTGTTGCAACTGCAAAGTGTTCACCAGTTGAAGTAGCAGGGCCTACATACCAAAAGGTTTCAG TTTCTGGAAGTCCTGAAGGAGAAAATTCTGTTGCAATTCCATATATTGATTCACAGAGTGTGAGCAGTGGCACCTCAAATATTTCTGATTACATGGACACCTTATCTTTATGTTCACACAGTTCATCGGATGTGCAGGACGGACGAAG GTTAGGGAGACAGGCCGCTACAACCCTCCGACCCAGATCTGGCAAGGAATATCAGCTCATTGACCGCTATGTTCTTGAAGGCGATATTCAG